The proteins below are encoded in one region of Sander lucioperca isolate FBNREF2018 chromosome 11, SLUC_FBN_1.2, whole genome shotgun sequence:
- the jak1 gene encoding tyrosine-protein kinase JAK1 isoform X2 produces MSTLWAMELSRQLCGKMRRSSKRAQLSCSPTSTWGLEIHFYTPEVHQLEYFKGCYTALELCVDAAKKCSISPLCHNLFALYDDTTGMWYPPNYEFNITDETSVKLHYRMRFYFRNWHGTTEGESPVWRHCISKLKGGFSPQKTPEGTPLLDAASLDYLFAQGQHDFQTGVVPLRMSHSEAEQHEIENECLGMAVLAITHYTMEMPMPIASHEISYKRFIPESLNRKIKQRNFLTRIRINNVFKKFLSEFNHRTMKDGNITLYDLKIKYLATLEGLTSGLGSELHEPISLSVTQEGDVCNGGYYGHINQSQGQSKSENMETNRDMEVLVTGTTGISWRKKPSTTPVIAKEKGKSKKNKLDGKQKNNKKTEANDSWVVFCDFHEITHTVIKEATVTIYRQDNKRMELHMASRGEALSFAALVDGYFRLTVDAHHFLCKEVAPASVVHNINNGCHGPICTEYAIHKLRQEGNKEGTYILRWSCTDYQYIIITVVCNEIDLRESRSVCQYKNFQIEVSSEGFRLYGTDTFRNTLVELLEHLEGQSLRTDNLQFQLLRCCPPQPREISNLLVVTKERAPTPQTPMQESQLSFHRILKEEIEQEEHLGRGTRTNIYSGTLRVKSEEDEDAGYSSFQEVKVVLKVLGSGHRDISLAFFETASMMRQVSHKHIVLLYGVCVRHQENIMVEEFVQLGPLDLFMRRQQSPLGTPWKFQVAKQLASALSYLEDKKLVHGFVCAKNILLARDGRGTDEGGPFIKLSDPGIPITVLTREECVDRIPWIAPECVKSTSSLSVAADKWGFGTTLWEICYDGEVPLKDKKLTERERFYETECQLATPDCKELAELMTHCMNYDPKKRPFFRAIVRDIDMLEEKNPSIKPQPTPEVDPTMFEKRFLKKIRDLGEGHFGKVELCRYDPRGDKTGELVAVKSLKPENREEQSNNLSSEIDILKALYHENIVKYKGICQEEGGQAIKLIMEYLPLGSLKEYLPRNKSKTSLSTLLSYSIQICKGMDYLGSRNYIHRDLAARNVLVENERTVKIGDFGLTKSIKDNEGYYTVKDENDSPVFW; encoded by the exons ATGTCAACTCTGTGGGCGATGGAGTTGAGCAGGCAACTCTGTGGGAAGATGAGGAGGTCCAGTAAGAGGGCCCAACTCTCCTGTTCTCCTACTTCTACTTGGGGCCTGGAAATCCACTTTTACACACCGGAGGTGCACCAGCTAGAGTACTTCAAAGGCTGCTACACTGCATTGGAGCTCTGTGTGGATGCTGCCAAGAAATGCT CAATCTCTCCCTTGTGCCATAACCTATTTGCTCTCTACGATGACACAACTGGCATGTGGTACCCGCCCAACTATGAGTTCAATATCACAGATGAAACCAGTGTCAAGTTGCACTATCGCATGAG GTTTTATTTCAGAAACTGGCATGGCACCACTGAAGGAGAGTCTCCAGTTTGGAGACACTGCATCAGTAAACTCAAAGGAGGATTTAGCCCACAGAAAACACCAGAAGGAACTCCCCTACTGGACGCTGCCTCTCTCGACTACCTGTTTGCCcag GGCCAGCATGACTTTCAGACAGGCGTGGTTCCACTGAGGATGTCCCACTCAGAGGCTGAGCAACACGAGATAGAAAACGAATGTTTGGGCATGGCTGTGCTTGCTATCACTCACTATACCATGGAAATGCCCATGCCCATTGCTTCCCATGAAATCAG CTACAAACGTTTCATCCCAGAGTCGCTGAACCGCAAAATTAAGCAGCGCAACTTCCTGACGCGCATCCGCATCAACAACGTCTTTAAGAAATTCCTCAGTGAGTTCAACCACCGCACAATGAAGGACGGCAACATCACGCTGTACGACTTGAAGATCAAGTACCTGGCCACACTGGAGGGCCTGACCAGCGGCCTGGGCAGCGAGCTGCATGAGCCCATTTCGCTCAGTGTAACGCAGGAAGGAGATGTCTGCAATGGAGGTTACTATG GGCACATCAACCAGAGCCAAGGACAGAGCAAGAGTGAGAACATGGAGACTAATCGTGACATGGAGGTCCTGGTTACTGGTACCACTGGCATTTCCTGGAGGAAGAAGCCCTCTACA ACACCTGTGATCGCCAAAGAAAAGGGCAAGTCAAAGAAGAACAAGTTGGatggaaaacagaaaaataacaaaaagacagAGGCGAATGACAGCTGGGTAGTGTTCTGTGACTTCCATGAGATCACACACACTGTCATCAAAGAGGCGACGGTCACCATCTACAGACAGGACAACAAGAGGATG gaGTTGCACATGGCTTCTAGGGGTGAGGCTCTGTCCTTTGCAGCCCTCGTGGATGGTTACTTCAGGCTGACAGTGGATGCCCACCACTTTCTGTGCAAAGAGGTGGCCCCTGCTTCAGTGGTGCACAACATCAACAACGGCTGCCACGGACCCATCTG CACGGAGTATGCCATCCACAAGCTGCGTCAGGAGGGCAACAAGGAGGGTACCTACATTCTGCGCTGGAGCTGCACTGACTACCAGTACATCATCATTACTGTGGTCTGCAATGAG ATCGACCTGAGGGAGTCACGTTCTGTGTGTCAGTATAAGAACTTCCAGATTGAAGTGTCCTCGGAAGGGTTCCGTCTGTACGGCACTGACACGTTTCGGAACACTCTCGTTGAGCTGCTGGAGCACCTGGAGGGTCAAAGCCTTCGCACCGACAACCTCCAGTTCCAGCTGCTGCGCTGCTGCCCTCCACAGCCCAGAG AGATTTCTAACCTGCTGGTGGTCACTAAAGAAAGAGCACCGACACCTCAGACTCCCATGCAGGAGAGTCAGCTCAGCTTCCATCGCATTCTCAAGGAGGAGATTGAACAG GAGGAGCACCTTGGACGGGGAACAAGAACCAACATCTACTCAGGCACCCTGAGGGTGAAGAgtgaggaggatgaggatgcAGGTTACTCATCCTTCCAGGAGGTCAAGGTGGTCCTAAAGGTGCTGGGTTCTGGACACAGGGACATCTCCCTG GCCTTCTTCGAAACAGCCAGCATGATGCGACAAGTGTCCCATAAACACATCGTGCTGCTGTATGGAGTGTGTGTCCGCCACCAGGAGA ATATCATGGTTGAGGAGTTTGTTCAGCTAGGACCACTGGACTTGTTTATGAGGAGACAGCAGAGCCCACTTGGCACACCATGGAAGTTCCAGGTGGCCAAGCagctggcctcagctctgagctaCTTG gaggacAAAAAGCTGGTCCATGGCTTTGTGTGTGCTAAAAACATCCTGCTGGCCAGAGATGGACGGGGCACAGATGAAGGAGGCCCCTTCATCAAGCTCAGCGATCCAGGAATACCAATCACAGTACTCACCAGAGAGg AGTGTGTGGATCGTATCCCATGGATCGCTCCAGAGTGTGTGAAGAGCACGTCCTCCCTGAGTGTCGCAGCTGACAAGTGGGGCTTTGGTACGACTCTGTGGGAGATCTGCTATGATGGAGAGGTCCCCCTTAAAGACAAGAAACTCACAGAG AGGGAGAGGTTTTATGAAACCGAGTGCCAACTGGCCACCCCAGACTGCAAAGAGCTTGCAGAACTGATGACCCACTGCATGAACTACGACCCCAAGAAGAGACCTTTCTTCAGGGCTATCGTCAGAGACATAGACATGCTAGAGGAAAAGA ACCCATCTATCAAACCCCAGCCTACACCAGAGGTGGACCCAACTATGTTTGAAAAGAGATTCCTGAAGAAGATCAGAGATCTGGGAGAG GGTCACTTTGGTAAGGTGGAGCTGTGTCGCTATGACCCTCGGGGAGATAAAACAGGTGAGCTGGTGGCAGTGAAGTCCCTAAAGCCGGAGAACCGGGAGGAGCAGAGCAACAACCTCTCGAGTGAGATCGACATCCTGAAGGCACTCTACCATGAAAACATTGTCAAGTACAAAGGCATCTGCCAAGAGGAAG